A section of the Spirosoma pollinicola genome encodes:
- a CDS encoding sugar porter family MFS transporter has translation MNQKQRIFFWSITAALGGFLFGFDTAVISGVEQSLQTLWHLNVWEHGLTVSIALIGTVIGSMLGGIPTQKIGRKRTLFWIAILYLVASIGTAMSTGWSVFLVFRFLGGLGVGASSVAAPMYITEISPAKSRGKLVGLFQFNVVLGILIAYLSNFLLQGLGDDSWRWMLGIQALPSLIFLIAVLNIPESPRWLLLVKGKTAEALEVLNMIDPATADQTLVAIQQSNSHSQASTRLFSGQYNTPVMLAVLFAVFNQVSGINAIIYYAPRIFEMTGLGKSSALLSSAGIGLVNLIFTMISMNLIDRYGRRTLMKIGSVGLILTLALVARAFYVEDFSGMTVPLLLFGYIAFFGFSQGAVIWVFISEIFPNEVRSSGQALGSFTHWLMAAIITFSFPYFAEHFGGGNTFLFFTIMMVLQLLFVVRLMPETKGTSLEQIEKTFVVH, from the coding sequence ATGAATCAGAAACAACGCATCTTTTTTTGGTCTATAACAGCCGCATTAGGCGGTTTCCTTTTTGGCTTCGATACGGCGGTCATATCCGGTGTTGAGCAGTCACTTCAAACCTTGTGGCACCTCAATGTCTGGGAGCACGGCTTAACGGTTTCCATCGCGCTTATAGGCACCGTTATCGGTTCAATGCTGGGAGGAATTCCAACCCAGAAAATTGGGCGTAAACGAACATTATTCTGGATTGCCATCCTCTATTTAGTGGCTTCTATCGGTACGGCAATGTCTACCGGCTGGAGCGTTTTTCTCGTCTTCCGTTTTCTGGGTGGTTTAGGCGTAGGGGCTTCGTCCGTTGCGGCTCCCATGTATATCACCGAAATTTCGCCTGCTAAGTCTCGCGGCAAACTGGTGGGCCTGTTTCAGTTCAATGTAGTGCTGGGTATTCTGATTGCCTACTTGTCGAACTTCCTGTTGCAGGGCCTTGGCGACGATTCGTGGCGGTGGATGCTTGGTATTCAGGCCCTTCCCTCGCTTATTTTCCTGATTGCCGTATTGAATATTCCAGAAAGTCCACGCTGGTTGCTGCTCGTTAAGGGTAAAACTGCCGAGGCACTAGAGGTGTTGAACATGATTGATCCGGCCACCGCCGATCAAACACTGGTTGCTATTCAGCAAAGCAATTCTCACTCACAGGCATCGACCCGGTTGTTTTCGGGGCAATATAATACGCCCGTCATGCTGGCTGTTTTGTTTGCGGTTTTCAATCAGGTGTCGGGCATTAACGCTATTATTTATTACGCTCCCCGAATTTTTGAAATGACGGGCCTGGGCAAAAGTTCGGCTCTTCTCTCATCGGCGGGTATTGGGTTGGTAAACCTCATTTTTACCATGATCTCCATGAACCTCATTGACCGGTATGGCCGCCGTACGTTAATGAAAATTGGCTCGGTGGGGCTTATCCTTACGCTGGCGCTGGTGGCACGGGCATTTTATGTAGAAGATTTTAGCGGAATGACAGTACCACTCTTGCTGTTTGGTTATATTGCCTTCTTTGGCTTCTCGCAGGGAGCGGTTATCTGGGTATTTATTTCCGAAATTTTTCCGAATGAAGTTCGTTCCAGTGGTCAGGCGCTGGGGAGCTTTACACACTGGTTAATGGCTGCTATTATCACCTTCTCGTTTCCCTATTTTGCCGAACACTTTGGCGGGGGCAACACCTTCCTTTTCTTTACCATTATGATGGTATTGCAGTTACTCTTCGTTGTGCGACTCATGCCCGAAACAAAAGGCACCAGCCTGGAGCAAATTGAAAAAACATTTGTTGTCCACTAA
- a CDS encoding methyltransferase domain-containing protein — protein sequence MFLSTTHRTTKEEFLDDFSLAGDDLRDALDKIATINQWLGGNRVTIDGIKILLKNYPKERVVSIVDIGCGNGDMCRAVADFAEQEGLTVRIRGIDANAYTVNHAKASSVAYPDIDYATLNIFDEHFAAVDYDIALCTLTLHHFTNEEILYLMGLFVKKAKIGVVINDLQRSALAYRLFQLVCFVFQLNTLSREDGLTSILRGFKKQELITFSNQLQVKTYRINWRWAFRYQWIIKSI from the coding sequence ATGTTTTTAAGTACCACTCATCGCACCACTAAAGAAGAGTTTTTGGATGATTTTTCATTAGCTGGCGATGATCTGCGCGATGCGTTGGATAAGATTGCGACAATCAATCAATGGTTGGGTGGTAATCGAGTTACCATCGATGGTATCAAGATTCTCCTCAAAAATTACCCTAAAGAACGTGTGGTTTCTATCGTCGATATTGGTTGTGGTAACGGCGATATGTGCCGGGCTGTAGCTGATTTTGCCGAACAGGAAGGGCTTACGGTTCGTATACGTGGTATTGATGCGAATGCTTATACCGTCAATCATGCAAAAGCCAGTTCTGTTGCCTACCCCGATATTGACTATGCCACACTTAATATATTCGATGAGCACTTTGCCGCTGTCGACTATGACATTGCCTTGTGTACATTGACCCTCCATCACTTTACTAATGAGGAAATTCTGTATTTGATGGGGCTATTTGTAAAAAAAGCTAAAATTGGTGTCGTCATCAATGACCTACAACGTTCGGCTCTTGCCTATCGTTTATTTCAACTCGTTTGCTTTGTTTTTCAGCTCAATACGTTATCCAGAGAAGATGGGTTAACATCAATTTTGCGCGGATTTAAAAAGCAGGAATTAATTACGTTTTCAAACCAATTACAAGTAAAAACCTATCGGATTAACTGGCGATGGGCTTTCCGCTATCAATGGATTATCAAAAGCA
- a CDS encoding carbohydrate kinase family protein: MNSIITCFGETLWDVLPTSKQPGGAPMNVAADLRNFGLDARMITRVGNDDLGRELLDFIEHKGLPLDLVQTGQTHLTGVAKANISDTNEVTYKIVQPVAWDYIQLEPNLLDVVKQSDFFVYGSLAARSPQTRETLLALLEVAPKKVFDVNIRAPHYERATVEALLHQADIVKLNEHELVELSGWYGEENDLHRAMHQLRGHFKLEKLIVTLGEHGAVLLDNAGLHSQLGFPVEVADTIGSGDAFLAAFLYKTLQGESPKKILEFACATGAFVATQQGATPAFTEDTIVRQIIGIG, encoded by the coding sequence ATGAACTCGATCATAACCTGTTTCGGAGAAACACTTTGGGATGTGTTACCCACCAGCAAACAGCCCGGCGGAGCACCCATGAACGTTGCAGCTGATCTACGTAATTTCGGCCTGGATGCCCGGATGATAACACGCGTTGGCAACGATGATCTTGGTCGCGAACTTCTCGACTTTATTGAACACAAAGGGCTTCCGCTCGATCTGGTTCAGACGGGACAAACGCACCTGACGGGCGTAGCTAAGGCCAATATCTCAGATACAAACGAGGTTACCTACAAGATTGTCCAACCGGTGGCCTGGGATTATATTCAGCTGGAGCCTAACCTGCTCGATGTTGTTAAACAAAGTGATTTCTTCGTGTATGGAAGCCTGGCTGCCCGTAGTCCTCAAACGCGCGAAACATTGCTGGCCCTGCTGGAAGTGGCTCCCAAAAAAGTTTTTGACGTAAACATTCGCGCTCCGCATTACGAACGGGCAACAGTTGAGGCACTTCTCCACCAGGCCGATATCGTGAAGTTAAATGAACATGAACTGGTGGAATTGTCGGGGTGGTATGGCGAAGAAAATGATCTACACCGGGCAATGCATCAGTTACGCGGTCATTTTAAACTCGAAAAATTAATCGTGACACTAGGTGAGCATGGCGCCGTACTGCTGGATAACGCCGGATTACATAGCCAACTGGGTTTCCCTGTTGAGGTAGCCGATACGATTGGTAGTGGCGATGCCTTTCTGGCGGCATTTCTTTACAAAACGCTGCAGGGTGAATCGCCGAAAAAGATACTGGAATTTGCCTGTGCTACGGGAGCCTTTGTGGCTACCCAACAGGGGGCAACACCAGCTTTTACTGAGGATACTATTGTGCGTCAAATCATTGGGATTGGTTAA
- a CDS encoding NAD(P)/FAD-dependent oxidoreductase: MTPPRLTVNADVLIIGGGLAGLTAGIHLAKANLHVVLLEKNVYPQHKVCGEYVSNEVLPYLQYLGVAIDELAPARINRFLLSTASGKTVESMLPLGGFGISRFALDQLLANTARMAGADIRQADVTDVQFERDAFVVSTSDETKYTAKIVIGAYGKRSQLDKRLNRSFAQQESSWLGVKAHYQAPFPNDLVALHNFDGGYCGLSQVENGVVNACYLTTYRSFKPFKNIDAFQKHILRKNPFLNDFFARATPLFEKPLTISQISFARKNPVENHILMCGDTAGLIHPLCGNGMAMAIHSAKLVSELIIPFFKGTLANRSELEKKYVSDWSAEFKSRLLTGRIAQSILTSPGITALLLKSLRLTPGVLPHIIRQTHGKPLLT, encoded by the coding sequence ATGACACCACCCCGACTAACCGTTAATGCTGATGTACTGATTATTGGTGGTGGTCTGGCAGGTTTGACCGCAGGCATTCACCTTGCCAAAGCAAACCTGCATGTGGTACTCCTCGAAAAGAACGTCTACCCACAACACAAAGTGTGCGGTGAATATGTATCGAACGAAGTACTTCCCTATTTACAGTATCTTGGCGTAGCAATCGACGAGTTGGCCCCCGCTCGCATAAACCGATTTTTGCTCAGTACCGCTTCCGGCAAAACAGTCGAAAGCATGTTGCCTTTGGGTGGCTTTGGTATAAGCCGTTTCGCGCTCGACCAGCTTTTAGCTAACACAGCCCGTATGGCAGGCGCTGACATCAGGCAAGCCGACGTGACGGATGTTCAATTCGAGCGCGATGCCTTCGTGGTAAGTACGTCAGATGAGACGAAATATACCGCCAAGATCGTAATTGGTGCTTATGGCAAACGCTCGCAACTCGACAAACGGTTAAATCGGTCATTTGCTCAACAGGAATCATCGTGGCTGGGCGTGAAAGCCCATTATCAAGCCCCGTTTCCGAACGATTTAGTTGCCCTGCATAATTTTGATGGTGGCTATTGCGGCCTGTCTCAGGTAGAAAATGGCGTTGTGAACGCTTGTTACCTTACTACTTATCGGAGCTTTAAACCGTTTAAAAACATAGACGCCTTTCAGAAGCACATTCTCCGAAAGAATCCATTCTTAAACGATTTCTTCGCCAGGGCAACTCCACTATTTGAGAAACCTTTAACGATCAGTCAAATCTCGTTTGCCAGGAAAAATCCGGTCGAAAACCATATACTGATGTGCGGTGACACGGCCGGCCTTATTCACCCCCTATGCGGCAATGGCATGGCGATGGCCATTCACAGTGCCAAGCTGGTTTCAGAATTGATCATTCCGTTTTTTAAGGGTACGCTGGCCAACCGTTCTGAACTGGAAAAAAAGTATGTATCGGACTGGTCGGCGGAGTTTAAAAGCCGCCTGTTAACCGGTCGGATTGCCCAGTCGATTCTGACGTCGCCAGGTATTACGGCGCTATTATTAAAAAGTCTGCGACTGACACCGGGGGTGTTGCCACACATCATTCGACAAACACATGGTAAACCCTTATTGACCTAA